Proteins found in one Channa argus isolate prfri chromosome 7, Channa argus male v1.0, whole genome shotgun sequence genomic segment:
- the si:dkeyp-84f3.9 gene encoding uncharacterized protein si:dkeyp-84f3.9 isoform X3: MPSVRMERATQPLPKALDDDSGKELIYAAQFCFSCEQIFADRQSLEEHVCSAASYICSCGTEFAEYKDMQKHSTTHEPGHQVLDHETIRKRRIEKCIEEERQLKRLQTGEVVWKIHKLNSVPSDSLPVKPKLQAPITLSHMPKVPVQSARISKVPELYPSLSQASSLPHPVISGTDMKNIFEDVGAPTVDLWTLYHPVVLLQTMHKFNKKKPYSCGKCGQCFLTKTSLISHYSFHVTDKISGCIGCGLLLSSKKVVPRFHVCNSPSNATKFRFITASPLSYTRQNEASTVRSQDQGALGPQPTTSLQLKSHISIAASNGSQTPSITSTLPLKYEKIRTYSKNKGRSHGPSFLPSKTQNSSASKLHVNANVLSQNLAASVNSRQALSVTPSGHSMSSTNSLLSNPTQISSAKNGYTCRVCRFPFETTQLLQRHKCSKAQEFMAQNVRGGRNCKIKRVTPVASSIPAHMNGERKLGVTAFGNVKKKQLLAVTLNKEHRVDMDDDCYIVESRPDKPAEMIYQVTSSVPIKT; this comes from the coding sequence ATGCCTAGTGTAAGAATGGAGAGAGCAACGCAACCCCTCCCAAAGGCTCTGGATGATGATTCAGGAAAAGAACTGATTTATGCTGCCCAGTTTTGTTTCAGCTGCGAGCAAATATTTGCAGATCGTCAATCCTTGGAGGAACATGTGTGTTCTGCTGCAAGTTACATCTGCTCCTGTGGAACTGAGTTTGCTGAATACAAAGACATGCAGAAACACAGCACTACTCATGAACCCGGGCACCAAGTGCTTGATCATGAAACAATAAGGAAACGCAGAATTGAGAAGTGCATAGAAGAGGAGAGGCAGCTGAAAAGATTACAGACGGGTGAGGTTGTCTGGAAGATACACAAGTTGAACAGTGTCCCATCCGATTCTTTGCCAGTGAAGCCTAAGCTGCAAGCACCCATTACATTAAGTCATATGCCAAAAGTTCCTGTGCAGTCTGCCCGAATTTCAAAAGTGCCTGAGTTGTACCCCTCTCTGTCACAAGCATCTTCCCTACCACATCCTGTAATTTCTGGAACAGATATGAAGAATATTTTTGAAGATGTAGGTGCACCAACAGTGGATCTTTGGACACTTTACCACCCAGTTGTGTTATTGCAAACAATGCACAAGTTTAACAAGAAGAAGCCATATTCTTGTGGTAAATGTGGGCAATGTTTTCTAACGAAAACATCTCTAATTTCCCACTATAGCTTCCACGTCACAGATAAGATTTCTGGTTGTATCGGATGTGGGCTGCTGCTATCCAGCAAGAAAGTAGTGCCTCGCTTCCATGTGTGTAACTCGCCTAGCAATGCTACCAAATTCAGATTCATTACTGCTAGTCCACTGAGTTACACGAGGCAAAATGAAGCCAGTACAGTAAGGAGTCAGGACCAGGGTGCTTTGGGGCCTCAGCCCACAACATCTCTACAGTTGAAAAGCCATATTTCCATTGCAGCCAGTAACGGCAGTCAGACACCTTCGATCACTTCCACCCTGCCCTTGAAATATGAGAAAATTcgaacatacagtaaaaacaaaggcCGGTCTCATGGCCCTTCATTTCTGCCTTCAAAGACTCAAAATTCCAGTGCATCTAAGCTTCATGTTAATGCTAATGTGTTGAGTCAAAATCTTGCAGCATCTGTTAATAGCAGACAGGCCCTTTCTGTCACCCCCTCTGGGCACTCGATGTCATCCACAAACTCTCTATTGAGCAACCCTACACAGATATCCTCAGCAAAAAATGGATACACATGTCGAGTCTGTCGATTTCCTTTTGAAACTACTCAGCTCCTTCAGAGGCACAAGTGTTCCAAAGCACAGGAGTTTATGGCACAGAATGTCCGAGGTGGCAGgaattgcaaaataaaaagagtGACCCCAGTGGCCAGTTCAATTCCTGCTCATATGAATGGTGAAAGAAAGCTTGGCGTGACCGCATTTggtaatgtaaagaaaaaacaacttctGGCCGTCACTCTGAACAAAGAGCACAGGGTTGATATGGATGATGACTGTTACATTGTTGAAAGTAGGCCAGATAAACCTGCTGAGATGATTTACCAAGTAACATCTTCTGTTCCtattaaaacatga
- the znf1035 gene encoding zinc finger protein 1035 isoform X2, whose amino-acid sequence MMLGLQGNASSSKVYRCVACSATFTGLASLLVHQATHASALSKASAPPPQPNISPHETLFATTDASTAHSRPPSVLPDSPSSSFYICDCGEEFQDFNLMLEHKRSHVSQVQLLQPLNHNIVISSGAGCDKMFPTQQLSLSPMANQPKMVLSCPSISKSPLVELPTLTDRKADAGCEDDTSIVTTRGQCTPSKNDSNIKCDKISAKAEQGKETLDNMHSQDTTNCLLSSEKTENLPKNNALMKLLASAYMKRFPPPKAQTQSDNTVTPKQEVVPVDITTGAKTEVSPINDLSIAQLRRLLSKPGIKTKAPPISRILESSKKRVVSLTKTLSPVVVLETRQKLMDPVGNGSYGRYQCGRCRRVFQNLDRLTEHHFLHKKERIKCCRRCKQLIIGRLPLPDNHVCPQLGNRAKQPSSSFKHKLPFSQKIVPFHSLGNTKKVFFCPLCKHSYARRWNLKMHKCQGPRSAFSLQAHNPIQKMLVLRSDSKTKTDAEDKAASQSAKSIAVGTEVTGRIKVEVTSLNSEQSTISQLAWTHPAKSFSPFYTKSSVPEQHKDASLSGVSLQKEEESSLVAADVDNENSNEGQWTMPLDDEMEMLNTIEKTGDDREVKSVSVEHAEIAPPGLRYFVRDGVKRYPCNRCQKTYSRPSTLRRHLRLCGFRPRGPVTAAISNSQSVIPLNANNMKPMFACFVCGKTFNRKDNMMVHRKRCQLQRTMADGDRGTVQQGLTGNTTDSQTQEDEGGKWGIMSLPSVLPRRVTCECGVGFTSPRLLLEHLQKHAQESYTCPTCGETVSSWADYEVHLQIHMHPHHQLLKGLQPQRSQPLLLRFQQQPAQQQPAQQQPAHAEAHHLPPKPPCPEQLPNPTKKQQRIVCTRCGNTFATRCSLRKHITWNRCKGVRVTNPPTNPPKTYRCSHCNSNFPNTISLLFHQRSGACKPAIKPVRCPVCLRWFGTVDGLQKHLLTHKQSESYRCDVCQGTYPNLKSLKNHRRRIHRILVGGTKPLSQEQLTS is encoded by the coding sequence ATGATGCTTGGGCTGCAGGGAAATGCTTCGTCCTCCAAAGTGTATCGTTGTGTGGCATGTTCAGCTACTTTCACCGGGCTGGCATCATTGCTAGTACATCAGGCAACTCATGCTAGTGCGCTCTCCAAGGCCTCTGCCCCTCCTCCGCAGCCTAACATTAGCCCACACGAAACACTGTTTGCAACCACAGATGCATCCACTGCGCACTCCAGACCACCATCAGTCTTGCCTGATAGCCCGTCGTCTTCTTTTTATATCTGTGATTGTGGAGAAGAATTTCAGGACTTCAACCTTATGCTGGAGCACAAGCGTTCACATGTCTCTCAAGTACAGCTCCTGCAGCCTCTGAATCATAATATTGTCATCTCTAGTGGAGCAGGTTGTGATAAAATGTTTCCTACCCAGCAATTATCACTGAGTCCAATGGCAAACCAGCCAAAAATGGTCCTTAGTTGTCCCTCTATCTCAAAGTCCCCACTTGTTGAACTACCCACATTAACAGACCGTAAAGCAGATGCTGGCTGCGAGGATGACACTTCCATAGTAACAACTCGAGGCCAGTGTACACCATCTAAAAATGACAGTAAtatcaaatgtgacaaaatttCAGCCAAAGCAGAGCAAGGGAAGGAGACCTTAGACAACATGCATTCCCAGGACACAACAAATTGTCTTCTCAGCAGTGAAAAGACTGAGAATTTGCCCAAAAATAATGCCCTAATGAAACTGTTGGCATCAGCGTACATGAAACGCTTTCCACCTCCAAAGGCTCAGACTCAGAGTGATAACACCGTTACTCCTAAACAAGAAGTTGTCCCTGTTGATATAACAACGGGAGCAAAAACAGAGGTGTCTCCAATCAATGATCTTTCTATTGCACAGTTGAGGCGCTTGCTTTCAAAACCTGGTATAAAGACAAAAGCTCCTCCTATTAGCAGAATTCTTGAGTCTAGTAAGAAGAGAGTTGTCTCTCTGACTAAGACTTTGTCACCAGTTGTGGTTCTTGAAACACGTCAAAAGCTAATGGATCCTGTGGGTAATGGCTCATATGGGCGATATCAATGTGGCCGCTGTCGTAGAGTCTTTCAAAATTTGGACAGATTGACAGAGCATCATTTCTTGCACAAAAAGGAAAGAATTAAATGTTGCCGTCGCTGCAAACAGCTGATAATTGGGCGTCTACCTTTACCTGACAATCATGTATGCCCTCAATTGGGAAACAGGGCCAAACAGCCATCAAGCTCATTTAAACACAAGTTGCCATTTTCCCAAAAAATAGTGCCATTCCATAGCCTTGGCAATAccaaaaaagttttcttttgtccGCTGTGTAAACACAGCTATGCACGGAGGTGGAACCTCAAAATGCACAAGTGTCAAGGCCCAAGGTCTGCCTTCTCTCTACAAGCACATAACCCCATTCAGAAAATGCTAGTACTGAGATCAGACAGTAAAACCAAAACCGATGCAGAGGATAAAGCTGCATCTCAAAGTGCCAAGAGCATTGCTGTGGGCACTGAAGTTACTGGTCGTATTAAAGTAGAAGTGACCTCTCTAAATTCAGAACAATCTACCATTTCACAGTTGGCCTGGACTCATCCAGCAAAAAGCTTCTCGCCATTCTACACCAAATCTTCAGTGCCAGAGCAGCATAAGGATGCCTCTCTGAGTGGGGTTTCGCTgcaaaaggaagaagaaagcAGCCTGGTTGCAGCAGATGTTGATAATGAAAACAGTAATGAAGGGCAGTGGACAATGCCCTTGGATGATGAAATGGAGATGCTTAACACTATAGAGAAAACAGGTGATGATAGAGAGGTGAAGTCTGTGTCAGTTGAACATGCAGAAATTGCTCCCCCTGGCCTGCGCTATTTTGTCAGAGATGGTGTAAAACGATATCCTTGCAACAGGTGTCAGAAAACCTACAGTCGACCATCTACATTAAGGCGGCACCTACGGCTGTGTGGGTTCAGGCCTCGTGGACCTGTAACCGCAGCAATAAGTAATAGTCAGAGTGTCATTCCACTAAATGCAAACAATATGAAACCtatgtttgcttgttttgtctgcGGGAAAACTTTTAACCGCAAGGATAACATGATGGTTCACAGAAAGAGGTGTCAGTTGCAGCGAACAATGGCAGATGGCGACAGAGGGACTGTGCAGCAGGGTTTGACAGGCAACACAACAGACAGTCAAACACAGGAAGATGAAGGAGGCAAATGGGGAATTATGTCATTGCCCTCTGTACTTCCGAGGAGGGTGACATGTGAGTGTGGAGTTGGGTTCACATCTCCAAGGCTTCTCCTGGAACATCTGCAGAAGCATGCACAGGAATCATACACATGTCCAACTTGTGGAGAGACTGTTAGTTCCTGGGCAGACTATGAGGTTCATCTGCAGATCCATATGCATCCTCATCACCAGTTACTGAAGGGACTACAACCCCAGCGATCACAACCTCTTCTACTGCGATTTCAGCAGCAGCCAGCTCAGCAGCAGCCAGCTCAGCAGCAGCCAGCTCACGCAGAGGCACATCACCTTCCACCGAAGCCGCCATGTCCAGAGCAGCTTCCAAATCCtacaaaaaagcagcagcgAATTGTATGCACGCGATGTGGTAACACGTTTGCCACTCGCTGTTCTCTTCGAAAACACATAACCTGGAATCGATGCAAAGGTGTACGAGTTACAAATCCACCCACAAATCCTCCAAAAACCTATCGCTGTTCCCACTGCAACTCCAACTTCCCGAACACTATCAGCCTTCTATTTCACCAGAGGAGTGGGGCTTGCAAGCCTGCCATCAAGCCTGTACGTTGCCCTGTTTGTCTTCGTTGGTTTGGCACTGTGGACGGTTTGCAGAAGCACTtgcttacacacaaacagtctGAGTCCTATCGTTGTGATGTCTGTCAGGGTACTTACCCAAACCTTAAATCGCTCAAAAACCATCGCAGAAGGATTCATCGTATTTTAGTTGGAGGCACTAAGCCATTATCTCAAGAACAGCTGACTTCTTAA